Proteins encoded by one window of Pseudonocardia alni:
- a CDS encoding UDP-N-acetylmuramoyl-L-alanyl-D-glutamate--2,6-diaminopimelate ligase gives MAGSLESLPDRPSQVRPVDVALLGRLAGAELNPRTAGSGPGPLLDPAAGPHTVTGATLRAGSVRPGDLFAALPGARAHGADFAAQAIASGAGAILTDGAGADRPEIRHSRLPVLVHPNPREVLGPVSAAVYGEPTARLRVLGVTGTSGKTTVAHLLEAGLTAAGRATGLLGTVRTRVQVPGHPARALPSAFTTPEAPDLQALFAVMVEAGVTDVAMEVSSHALALGRVGGSRFTAGAFTNLSQDHLDFHPTMTDYFEAKARLFGGGGAGVEAARHGVVCVDDEWGRRLAARHRDAVTVSSDPRGAPATWTVRDLTAHPDGTQTFTAVGPGGLAVPVTLSLPGRYNVANALVALAVLDADGIDPEVAAAGFARASVPGRMQRVDAGQPWLGVVDYAHKPAAVAALLDALRRQVRPHARVITVLGCGGDRDTGKRPLMGAAAAIRSDVLVVTDDNPRSEEPGAIRRAMLDGAFGEPARGDVIEIGDRRSAIVYAVRSARPGDAVVVAGKGHEAGQEINGVKYPFDDTDELVAAIRAAT, from the coding sequence GTGGCGGGATCCCTCGAGTCGCTGCCGGACCGCCCGTCGCAGGTGCGCCCGGTCGACGTCGCCCTGCTCGGGCGGCTCGCCGGCGCCGAGCTGAACCCGCGCACCGCGGGCAGCGGGCCCGGCCCGCTGCTCGACCCCGCGGCCGGACCGCACACCGTCACCGGCGCCACCCTGCGGGCGGGCTCGGTGCGCCCCGGCGACCTGTTCGCGGCCCTGCCCGGCGCCCGCGCCCACGGCGCCGACTTCGCCGCACAGGCCATCGCCTCGGGCGCCGGCGCGATCCTCACCGACGGCGCGGGCGCGGACCGCCCCGAGATCCGGCACTCCCGGCTCCCGGTGCTGGTGCACCCGAACCCGCGCGAGGTCCTCGGCCCGGTCTCGGCCGCCGTCTACGGCGAGCCCACCGCCCGCCTGCGGGTGCTCGGGGTGACCGGCACCTCGGGCAAGACGACCGTCGCCCACCTGCTGGAGGCGGGCCTGACCGCGGCCGGGAGGGCCACCGGTCTGCTCGGCACCGTGCGGACCCGGGTCCAGGTCCCCGGCCACCCGGCCCGGGCGCTGCCCAGCGCGTTCACCACCCCCGAGGCACCGGACCTGCAGGCGCTGTTCGCGGTCATGGTCGAGGCCGGCGTGACCGACGTGGCCATGGAGGTCTCCAGTCACGCGCTCGCGCTCGGCCGGGTCGGCGGGTCCCGGTTCACCGCCGGGGCCTTCACCAACCTGTCCCAGGACCACCTGGACTTCCACCCCACGATGACCGACTACTTCGAGGCCAAGGCCCGGCTGTTCGGCGGCGGCGGGGCGGGCGTGGAGGCCGCGCGGCACGGCGTCGTCTGCGTCGACGACGAGTGGGGCCGCCGGCTGGCGGCCCGCCACCGGGACGCGGTCACCGTCTCCTCCGACCCGCGCGGCGCGCCCGCCACCTGGACGGTCCGCGACCTCACCGCCCACCCCGACGGCACCCAGACCTTCACCGCGGTCGGCCCCGGCGGGCTCGCGGTGCCGGTCACGCTGAGCCTGCCCGGCCGCTACAACGTCGCGAACGCGCTCGTCGCGCTGGCCGTGCTGGACGCCGACGGGATCGACCCCGAGGTGGCCGCGGCCGGGTTCGCCCGGGCGTCGGTGCCGGGCCGGATGCAGCGCGTCGACGCCGGTCAGCCCTGGCTGGGCGTGGTCGACTACGCGCACAAGCCGGCCGCCGTCGCCGCGCTGCTGGACGCGCTGCGCCGCCAGGTCCGCCCGCACGCGCGGGTGATCACCGTGCTCGGCTGCGGCGGGGACCGCGACACCGGCAAGCGCCCGCTGATGGGCGCCGCGGCCGCGATCCGGTCCGACGTGCTCGTCGTGACCGACGACAACCCCCGCAGCGAGGAGCCCGGCGCGATCCGCCGCGCGATGCTCGACGGCGCGTTCGGCGAGCCCGCCCGCGGTGACGTCATCGAGATCGGCGACCGGCGCAGCGCGATCGTCTACGCGGTCCGCTCGGCCCGCCCTGGCGACGCGGTGGTGGTCGCCGGCAAGGGCCACGAGGCCGGCCAGGAGATCAACGGCGTCAAGTACCCGTTCGATGACACCGACGAGCTGGTGGCGGCGATCCGGGCGGCGACGTGA
- the rsmH gene encoding 16S rRNA (cytosine(1402)-N(4))-methyltransferase RsmH — protein MDGTSGDGATPRDERAPGDRHTPVLLDRVSELLDPALRDRDAVYVDATLGMGGHAAALLAAHPRLTVVGMDRDPQALELAGRRLTAYADRLHRVHTVYDDVAGALEQAGVPAADGILFDLGVSSLQLDEDARGFSYSRDADLDMRMDPTTGPTAADVLNSYAAGELRRILREYGEERFAGPIANAIVRTREKRPFTRSTELVELLYGVVPAASRRTGGHPAKRTFQALRIEVNRELEVLRDALPAALDALAPGGRIVVLSYHSLEDRITKRVLAERVRSRTPVDLPVELPGHGPEFRLLSRGSEQASDSEIARNPRAAPVRLRAAERVEDGP, from the coding sequence GTGGACGGTACTTCCGGCGACGGCGCCACCCCGCGCGACGAGCGCGCGCCCGGTGACCGGCACACCCCGGTCCTGCTGGACCGCGTCTCCGAGCTGCTCGACCCCGCGCTGCGCGACCGCGATGCCGTCTACGTGGACGCCACTCTCGGCATGGGCGGCCACGCGGCGGCGCTGCTGGCCGCGCACCCCCGGCTGACCGTCGTCGGCATGGACCGCGACCCGCAGGCCCTCGAGCTCGCGGGCCGCAGGCTGACCGCCTACGCCGACCGGCTGCACCGGGTGCACACCGTCTACGACGACGTCGCCGGCGCGCTGGAGCAGGCGGGCGTGCCCGCCGCCGACGGCATCCTGTTCGACCTGGGCGTCTCCTCGCTCCAGCTCGACGAGGACGCCCGTGGCTTCTCCTACTCCCGCGACGCCGACCTCGACATGCGGATGGACCCGACCACCGGGCCGACAGCCGCCGACGTCCTGAACTCCTACGCCGCCGGCGAACTGCGCCGGATCCTGCGGGAATACGGCGAGGAGCGGTTCGCCGGACCGATCGCCAACGCGATCGTCCGGACCCGGGAGAAGCGCCCGTTCACCCGCAGCACCGAGCTCGTCGAGCTGCTCTACGGCGTGGTCCCGGCCGCGTCCCGGCGCACCGGCGGGCACCCGGCGAAGCGGACCTTCCAGGCACTGCGCATCGAGGTGAACCGCGAGCTCGAGGTCCTGCGCGACGCGTTGCCCGCGGCACTGGACGCGCTCGCCCCGGGTGGGCGGATCGTCGTCCTGTCCTACCACTCGCTGGAGGACCGGATCACCAAGCGCGTGCTCGCCGAGCGCGTCCGCTCGCGGACGCCGGTGGACCTGCCGGTGGAGCTTCCCGGACACGGACCGGAGTTCCGGCTGCTCAGCCGGGGCTCCGAGCAGGCGTCCGACTCCGAGATCGCCCGCAACCCGCGGGCCGCCCCGGTACGGCTGCGCGCGGCGGAACGCGTGGAGGACGGGCCGTGA
- the mraY gene encoding phospho-N-acetylmuramoyl-pentapeptide-transferase: MRGLFLAAGLALAVSILLTPYLIRFFARQGFGQEIREEGPQSHQSKRGTPTMGGVAILLAIWVGYLGSHAFTREPITASALLVLFLTTALGVVGFLDDFLKIRRQRNLGLNKTSKIVGQVLTATIFGVLAVRFVNERNLAPASESLSFVRDITVLSFGVVGFVLLCNLIVAAWSNAVNLTDGLDGLAAGTAAMVLGTYVIIAFWQFRNNCAIAATAGCYEVRDPLDVGLVAAAAMGGCIGFLWWNAAPARIFMGDTGSLALGGLLAGLSMVTRTELLLVVIGGVFVVEALSVSLQIIVFRTSRRRLFRMAPFHHHFELAGWAETTVIIRFWLLAAICAAMGLGIFYSEWLSMSGSG, from the coding sequence GTGAGGGGCCTGTTCCTGGCCGCGGGTCTCGCGCTCGCGGTGTCGATCCTGCTCACCCCGTACCTGATCCGCTTCTTCGCGCGGCAGGGCTTCGGCCAGGAGATCCGCGAGGAGGGCCCGCAGAGCCACCAGTCCAAGCGCGGTACGCCGACGATGGGCGGCGTGGCGATCCTGCTCGCCATCTGGGTGGGCTACCTGGGCTCGCACGCGTTCACCCGGGAGCCGATCACGGCCTCGGCGCTGCTGGTGCTGTTCCTGACCACCGCGCTGGGCGTCGTCGGGTTCCTCGACGACTTCCTCAAGATCCGTCGTCAGCGCAACCTCGGGCTGAACAAGACCTCCAAGATCGTCGGCCAGGTCCTGACCGCGACGATCTTCGGTGTGCTCGCGGTGCGCTTCGTGAACGAGCGCAACCTCGCGCCCGCCTCGGAGAGCCTGTCGTTCGTCCGCGACATCACGGTGCTGAGCTTCGGCGTCGTCGGGTTCGTGCTGCTGTGCAACCTGATCGTCGCCGCCTGGTCGAACGCGGTGAACCTCACCGACGGCCTCGACGGCCTGGCCGCCGGTACCGCCGCGATGGTGCTCGGCACCTACGTGATCATCGCGTTCTGGCAGTTCCGCAACAACTGCGCGATCGCCGCGACCGCGGGCTGCTACGAGGTCCGCGACCCGCTCGACGTCGGCCTGGTCGCCGCCGCCGCGATGGGCGGCTGCATCGGGTTCCTCTGGTGGAACGCCGCCCCGGCCCGCATCTTCATGGGCGACACGGGGTCGCTCGCGCTGGGCGGCCTGCTCGCCGGGCTGTCCATGGTGACCCGCACCGAGCTGCTGCTCGTCGTCATCGGCGGCGTGTTCGTGGTCGAGGCGCTGTCGGTGTCGCTGCAGATCATCGTGTTCCGCACCTCGCGCCGCCGGCTGTTCCGGATGGCACCGTTCCACCACCACTTCGAGCTCGCCGGATGGGCCGAGACGACCGTCATCATCCGGTTCTGGCTGCTCGCCGCGATCTGCGCGGCGATGGGGCTGGGCATCTTCTACTCCGAGTGGCTGTCCATGTCGGGTTCCGGGTGA
- the mraZ gene encoding division/cell wall cluster transcriptional repressor MraZ encodes MFLGTYTPKLDDKGRLTLPAKFRDELRGGCMITKGQDHCLYVFTRDAFTEMARKIAAAPLTNESARVFQRNLFSGTDEQNPDGQGRIAIQSELRRYAGLSKDCVVIGAFTRAEIWDAQAWQEYQERHEDEFAKAQEEVLPGLF; translated from the coding sequence GTGTTCCTCGGCACCTACACCCCGAAGCTGGACGACAAGGGGCGGCTCACGCTGCCCGCAAAATTCCGCGACGAGTTGCGAGGCGGCTGCATGATCACGAAAGGGCAGGACCACTGCCTCTACGTGTTCACCCGTGACGCCTTCACCGAGATGGCGCGCAAGATCGCCGCGGCCCCGCTGACGAACGAGTCGGCGCGGGTGTTCCAGCGGAACCTCTTCTCGGGCACCGACGAGCAGAACCCCGACGGCCAGGGCCGGATCGCGATCCAGTCCGAGCTGCGCCGGTACGCCGGACTGTCCAAGGACTGCGTGGTGATCGGCGCGTTCACGCGCGCCGAGATCTGGGACGCGCAGGCCTGGCAGGAGTACCAGGAGCGGCACGAGGACGAGTTCGCCAAGGCCCAGGAGGAGGTTCTGCCCGGGCTGTTCTGA
- a CDS encoding peptidoglycan D,D-transpeptidase FtsI family protein, producing MVYAPPRPRPRGQGPRGGRRRSPADDPRFRLRLAWVALAALLLVSGAKLVVVQTVQAGTLTADAEKQRASRIVIPAERGAISDRNGAVLAFSTESKALVTNPRLINSTKGADAVAYKNRMADAVAAVTHGDPEELKRALNSDRGYVVMATAVDPGPARDLRTQFPEIAEESREARQYPNGTLASNIIGAATWSADAQKLIGRIGLESSDDELLAGRDGFQIADTAEGSGTVIPGSVRSEQAAVSGSDVQLTIDSDLQFQVQRMLADYAGRAEARSGSAVVLDRATGQVLALADNTSFDPAQLLSADPNSLGNKGVTTPFEPGSVNKVVTMAAALEAGVAKPDDVLDVPGSIEVADRTIKDAWAHGVDRYTLTGVLAKSSNVGTLMTAQKVGEDRFSDMLAKMGVGQKTGVGLPGESGGRVPARATWSGSTFGNLPIGQGLSMTVLQMAGMYQAIANDGVRVPPRIVAATTGPDGVRVPTEAPEPVQVMSPQTAQTLRTMLTAVTQKAHGQSGTGPAAAVPGYEVAGKTGTAQQVDPATGAYSRSQYWITFAGMLPAQDPRFVIGIMLDAPKGGTSAAPLFHDIASYLAQRDAVPVQTAPQPVQTLQIR from the coding sequence ATGGTCTACGCGCCGCCGCGCCCCCGGCCGCGGGGGCAGGGTCCGCGGGGCGGCCGGCGCCGGTCCCCGGCCGACGACCCGCGGTTCCGGCTGCGCCTGGCCTGGGTGGCGCTGGCCGCCCTGCTGCTGGTGTCCGGGGCGAAGCTCGTCGTCGTCCAGACGGTGCAGGCGGGCACGCTGACCGCGGACGCGGAGAAGCAACGCGCCAGCCGGATCGTCATCCCGGCCGAGCGCGGCGCGATCAGCGACCGCAACGGCGCCGTGCTGGCGTTCTCCACCGAGTCCAAGGCGCTCGTCACCAACCCGCGCCTGATCAACTCCACCAAGGGCGCGGACGCGGTGGCCTACAAGAACCGGATGGCCGACGCCGTCGCCGCGGTGACCCACGGCGACCCCGAGGAACTGAAGCGGGCGCTGAACAGCGACCGCGGTTACGTCGTGATGGCCACCGCGGTCGACCCCGGTCCCGCCCGTGACCTCCGGACGCAGTTCCCGGAGATCGCCGAGGAGAGCCGCGAGGCGCGCCAGTACCCCAACGGGACGCTGGCCTCGAACATCATCGGCGCCGCGACCTGGAGCGCCGACGCGCAGAAGCTGATCGGCCGGATCGGCCTGGAGTCCTCCGACGACGAACTGCTCGCCGGTCGCGACGGCTTCCAGATCGCCGACACCGCCGAGGGCAGCGGCACCGTCATCCCCGGCAGCGTCCGCTCCGAGCAGGCCGCGGTGTCCGGCTCCGACGTGCAGCTGACGATCGACTCCGACCTGCAGTTCCAGGTGCAGCGGATGCTCGCGGACTACGCGGGCCGCGCCGAGGCGCGCAGCGGCTCGGCCGTCGTCCTCGACCGGGCCACCGGGCAGGTGCTCGCGCTCGCCGACAACACCTCGTTCGACCCGGCCCAGCTGCTGTCCGCGGACCCGAACTCGCTGGGCAACAAGGGCGTCACCACGCCCTTCGAACCCGGCTCGGTCAACAAGGTCGTCACCATGGCCGCCGCACTGGAGGCCGGCGTCGCCAAGCCCGACGACGTGCTCGACGTGCCCGGCAGCATCGAGGTCGCCGACCGCACGATCAAGGACGCCTGGGCGCACGGCGTCGACCGCTACACGCTGACCGGCGTGCTGGCGAAGTCCTCCAACGTCGGCACCCTGATGACCGCGCAGAAGGTCGGCGAGGACCGCTTCTCGGACATGCTCGCGAAGATGGGCGTCGGGCAGAAGACCGGTGTCGGGCTGCCCGGCGAGAGCGGCGGACGGGTCCCGGCCCGCGCGACCTGGTCCGGCTCCACCTTCGGCAACCTGCCGATCGGGCAGGGCCTGTCGATGACCGTGCTGCAGATGGCCGGGATGTACCAGGCCATCGCCAACGACGGCGTCCGGGTACCGCCGCGGATCGTCGCCGCGACGACCGGCCCGGACGGCGTCCGGGTACCGACCGAGGCGCCCGAGCCGGTACAGGTGATGTCGCCGCAGACCGCGCAGACCCTGCGGACGATGCTCACCGCCGTCACCCAGAAGGCGCACGGCCAGTCCGGCACCGGGCCCGCCGCCGCGGTGCCCGGCTACGAGGTGGCGGGCAAGACCGGCACCGCCCAGCAGGTGGACCCGGCGACCGGGGCCTACTCGCGCTCCCAGTACTGGATCACCTTCGCCGGGATGCTCCCGGCCCAGGACCCGCGGTTCGTGATCGGGATCATGCTCGACGCCCCGAAGGGCGGGACGAGCGCGGCGCCGCTGTTCCACGACATCGCCTCCTACCTGGCCCAGCGCGACGCCGTGCCGGTCCAGACCGCGCCGCAGCCGGTGCAGACCCTGCAGATCCGGTGA
- a CDS encoding septum formation initiator, which translates to MSTPVIERPGTPGGGRQRPDTRQSRRTAAPPRIPAQRGPGDARRVADQRRRSAARENTGRAKFVLVVMVLLVSGLIATLWLSTAAAADSYSLQAARERTASLTEQSEALRKEVTVLQSPGSLADRAAAQGMVRVTDPARLVVAPDGRVDVVGEPSAAVAAAPPAPPAADAPAPQAPPAQQGQQPGAATTDPAAEGGDAAPGAAAGGAAGAGEGTEHEVPADTRAAGGN; encoded by the coding sequence ATGAGCACACCCGTCATCGAGCGCCCGGGCACCCCGGGCGGTGGCCGGCAGCGGCCCGACACCCGCCAGAGCCGTCGTACCGCGGCACCTCCGCGGATCCCGGCCCAGCGCGGCCCCGGCGACGCCCGACGGGTGGCCGACCAGCGCCGCCGTAGCGCGGCCAGGGAGAACACCGGCCGCGCGAAGTTCGTGCTGGTCGTGATGGTCCTGCTGGTCTCGGGTCTGATCGCGACGCTGTGGCTGTCGACCGCCGCGGCGGCCGACTCCTACTCGCTTCAGGCGGCACGGGAGCGGACCGCGTCGCTCACCGAGCAGTCCGAGGCGCTCCGCAAGGAGGTCACGGTGCTGCAGAGCCCCGGCTCGCTCGCCGACCGCGCCGCGGCTCAGGGCATGGTCCGGGTGACCGACCCGGCACGCCTGGTGGTCGCACCGGACGGGCGCGTCGACGTCGTCGGGGAGCCGAGTGCCGCCGTCGCCGCGGCGCCGCCCGCCCCGCCCGCCGCCGACGCACCGGCCCCGCAGGCCCCTCCCGCGCAGCAGGGGCAGCAGCCGGGCGCGGCCACCACCGACCCGGCCGCCGAGGGCGGTGACGCCGCTCCGGGCGCCGCCGCGGGCGGCGCCGCCGGTGCCGGTGAGGGCACCGAGCACGAGGTCCCGGCCGACACCCGGGCGGCGGGCGGGAACTGA
- a CDS encoding UDP-N-acetylmuramoyl-tripeptide--D-alanyl-D-alanine ligase yields MIEMTPAEIAAVTGGRLHRIDTETAAAPVTAVEFDSRRIGPGGLFLALPGERADGHDFAAQAVTRGATAVLAGREVDAPAVVVPPVEVRDSHTYLGAVDPDGTGAAVLAGLGRLARHVLGALPGLAVVGVTGSAGKTSTKDLLAAVLSPLGPTVAPPESFNNELGTPYTALRADAGTRNLVLEFSARGIGHIAALCAVAPPRIGVVLNVGSAHLGEFGSRAAIATAKGELVEALPPGDLPGGRGGVAVLNADDELVAAMATRTPARVVTFGRAADAHVRATDVTLSAGRASFRLVTPAGSADVALRLVGEHQVSNALAAAAVALELGGTPDGIAAALSAATPASRWRMEVTDRADGVTVVNDAYNANPESVRAAIVALGQIAGPDRRAWAVLGPMAEIGDGAAAEHAAAAENARAAGARVVAVGAPDYGPGAEHVADVPTALILLRERTRPGDVVLVKASRSAGLERLAAGLLTTEGLVCR; encoded by the coding sequence ATGATCGAGATGACGCCGGCGGAGATCGCGGCCGTGACCGGCGGCCGCCTGCACCGCATCGACACCGAGACCGCCGCCGCGCCGGTCACCGCCGTCGAGTTCGACTCCCGGAGGATCGGGCCGGGCGGGCTGTTCCTGGCGCTGCCGGGGGAGCGGGCCGACGGCCACGACTTCGCCGCGCAGGCCGTCACCCGCGGTGCGACCGCGGTGCTGGCGGGCCGCGAGGTCGACGCCCCCGCGGTCGTCGTGCCGCCGGTCGAGGTCCGCGACAGCCACACCTACCTCGGTGCGGTCGACCCCGACGGGACCGGCGCCGCCGTCCTGGCCGGGCTGGGCCGCCTGGCCCGGCACGTGCTGGGCGCCCTGCCGGGGCTCGCCGTCGTCGGCGTGACCGGGTCGGCGGGCAAGACCTCCACCAAGGACCTGCTGGCCGCGGTGCTGTCCCCGCTGGGGCCGACCGTCGCGCCGCCGGAGTCGTTCAACAACGAGCTCGGGACGCCGTACACCGCGCTGCGCGCCGACGCGGGCACCCGCAACCTCGTGCTGGAGTTCTCCGCCCGCGGGATCGGCCACATCGCCGCGCTGTGCGCGGTCGCGCCACCGCGGATCGGGGTCGTCCTCAACGTCGGGTCCGCCCACCTCGGCGAGTTCGGCTCCCGCGCCGCGATCGCCACGGCGAAGGGCGAGCTCGTCGAGGCGCTGCCGCCGGGCGACCTGCCCGGCGGGCGGGGCGGCGTCGCCGTCCTCAACGCCGACGACGAGCTGGTCGCCGCCATGGCGACCCGCACCCCCGCCCGGGTCGTCACCTTCGGACGCGCCGCGGACGCCCACGTGCGGGCCACCGACGTCACCCTGAGCGCGGGCCGGGCGTCGTTCCGGCTGGTCACCCCGGCCGGTTCGGCCGACGTCGCGCTGCGGCTGGTGGGGGAGCACCAGGTCTCCAACGCGCTCGCCGCCGCCGCGGTCGCCCTCGAGCTGGGCGGCACCCCGGACGGGATCGCGGCGGCGCTGTCCGCCGCGACGCCGGCGTCGCGCTGGCGGATGGAGGTCACCGACCGCGCCGACGGGGTGACCGTCGTCAACGACGCCTACAACGCCAACCCCGAGTCCGTCCGTGCCGCGATCGTCGCGCTCGGGCAGATCGCCGGCCCGGACCGCCGGGCCTGGGCGGTCCTCGGCCCGATGGCCGAGATCGGGGACGGCGCGGCCGCCGAGCACGCCGCGGCAGCGGAGAACGCCCGCGCCGCCGGGGCCCGGGTGGTCGCCGTCGGCGCACCCGACTACGGGCCCGGCGCCGAGCACGTCGCCGACGTGCCCACCGCCCTGATCCTGCTGCGGGAGCGGACCCGGCCCGGCGACGTCGTGCTGGTCAAGGCCTCCCGCAGCGCCGGGCTCGAGCGGCTCGCCGCCGGCCTGCTGACGACCGAAGGACTGGTGTGCCGGTGA
- a CDS encoding DUF58 domain-containing protein, with protein MAPTAPPSGPPAPAEPGDPAAPGSSGSSAPLAAGAAPRRERRAGLTVRGRCLLAGGAAMVVSAIVLDERDLVRIGAFVLLLPLLALVVALRSRRSLQVGRTLEPARLEAGSGGTVLLRIAGGALLGALRIADHVPDAAGPADRYPPRFTVHRLGRRGARVGYPVRPAARGAYRIGPLRGRGTDALGLAEFRHDLLPADRLLVLPRVTPLTGRPALTSTAAGRGAEGGSRPGPGTPDVLIRPYRQGDELRRVHWRSSARRDELMVRLDDRPDPSGVTLLIDRRDSAHRGHGPASSLEWAVAFTASVAVHLLQRGEAVALVDESGDTVGDVPPGVTGADAVPPRLESLALLRPSASTGFTAPGPGPGHPEGVLAVLGGTAPQDVTALVSAWPRGGHAVVLDVDTWSAATRSRPASVAAAALRRAGWHATVVTSDMTVQRAWSDACGSAGITGATG; from the coding sequence GTGGCGCCGACCGCGCCGCCGTCCGGGCCACCGGCTCCCGCCGAGCCCGGTGACCCGGCGGCACCCGGGTCGTCCGGGTCGTCGGCGCCGCTCGCGGCCGGCGCCGCGCCGCGCCGGGAACGGCGGGCCGGACTGACCGTGCGCGGGCGCTGCCTGCTCGCCGGCGGCGCCGCGATGGTCGTCTCGGCGATCGTGCTCGACGAGCGCGACCTCGTCCGGATCGGGGCGTTCGTGCTGTTGCTGCCGCTGCTGGCACTCGTCGTCGCGCTGCGGTCGCGCCGCTCGCTGCAGGTCGGGCGCACCCTGGAGCCGGCGCGGCTGGAGGCGGGCAGCGGCGGCACGGTGCTGCTGCGGATCGCCGGCGGCGCCCTGCTGGGCGCACTGCGGATCGCCGACCACGTGCCCGACGCCGCCGGTCCCGCCGACCGCTACCCGCCGCGGTTCACCGTGCACCGGCTCGGCCGGCGCGGTGCCCGGGTCGGCTACCCGGTGCGGCCCGCGGCCCGCGGCGCGTACCGGATCGGTCCGCTGCGCGGTCGCGGCACCGACGCGCTCGGCCTCGCCGAGTTCCGCCACGACCTGCTCCCCGCCGACCGGCTGCTGGTCCTCCCCCGGGTCACCCCGCTGACCGGGCGCCCGGCCCTGACCTCCACCGCCGCCGGGCGCGGCGCCGAGGGCGGCAGCCGTCCCGGCCCCGGCACCCCGGACGTGCTCATCCGCCCCTACCGCCAGGGCGACGAGCTGCGCCGTGTGCACTGGCGCTCCAGCGCCCGGCGCGACGAGCTGATGGTCCGCCTCGACGACCGTCCCGACCCGTCCGGCGTCACGCTGCTGATCGACCGGCGCGACAGCGCCCACCGCGGACACGGGCCCGCCTCCAGCCTGGAATGGGCGGTGGCGTTCACCGCCAGTGTCGCGGTCCATCTGCTGCAGCGCGGCGAGGCTGTCGCACTCGTCGACGAGTCCGGCGACACCGTCGGCGACGTGCCGCCCGGTGTGACCGGTGCGGACGCCGTCCCCCCGCGGCTGGAGTCGCTCGCGCTGCTGCGGCCCTCGGCGAGCACCGGGTTCACCGCGCCCGGCCCCGGGCCCGGGCACCCGGAGGGCGTGCTCGCGGTGCTCGGCGGGACCGCGCCGCAGGACGTCACCGCGCTGGTCTCGGCCTGGCCGCGCGGCGGGCACGCCGTCGTCCTCGACGTCGACACCTGGTCGGCCGCGACGCGGTCCCGCCCGGCGTCGGTCGCGGCGGCCGCACTGCGCCGCGCCGGCTGGCACGCCACCGTCGTCACCTCCGACATGACCGTCCAGCGGGCCTGGTCGGACGCCTGCGGCTCGGCCGGCATCACGGGGGCGACCGGATGA
- a CDS encoding AAA family ATPase: MDAAAVADAAGRIAAAMARIIVGKPDTIRLALVAMLAEGHLLVEDVPGVGKTTLAKALARAVDGAVSRVQFTPDLLPGDITGSSVYNRQTSEFEFRPGPVFANVVIADEINRASPKTQSALLECMAEHQVTVDGGTYPLGDPFMVVATQNPVEMDGTYPLPEAQQDRFTVRVSVGYPDPAAELAMLEEHGSTDPLERLRPVTDLRTLRSMIAGVRGLHTAAEVRRYCVEVVGATRRLPEVRLGASPRATLHLLRAARAWAATAGRGYVVPDDVQAVAVPVLAHRLVLGPEGVAARRTPADLVRAAVARVAVPSPPRS, from the coding sequence ATGGACGCCGCCGCCGTCGCCGACGCGGCGGGCCGGATCGCCGCCGCGATGGCCCGGATCATCGTCGGCAAGCCCGACACCATCCGGCTGGCCCTGGTCGCGATGCTCGCCGAGGGGCACCTGCTCGTCGAGGACGTGCCGGGCGTCGGCAAGACCACGCTGGCCAAGGCACTCGCCCGGGCCGTCGACGGGGCGGTGAGCCGGGTGCAGTTCACCCCGGACCTGCTGCCCGGCGACATCACCGGCTCGTCGGTCTACAACCGGCAGACCTCGGAGTTCGAGTTCCGGCCCGGCCCGGTGTTCGCCAACGTCGTGATCGCCGACGAGATCAACCGGGCCTCGCCCAAGACCCAGTCGGCGCTGCTGGAGTGCATGGCCGAGCACCAGGTCACCGTCGACGGCGGCACCTACCCGCTGGGTGACCCGTTCATGGTCGTCGCCACCCAGAACCCGGTGGAGATGGACGGCACCTACCCGCTCCCCGAGGCCCAGCAGGACCGGTTCACGGTCCGCGTCTCGGTCGGCTACCCGGACCCGGCGGCCGAGCTGGCGATGCTGGAGGAGCACGGCTCGACCGACCCGCTGGAGCGGCTGCGGCCGGTGACCGACCTGCGCACGCTGCGGTCGATGATCGCCGGGGTCCGCGGCCTGCACACCGCGGCGGAGGTGCGCCGCTACTGCGTCGAGGTCGTCGGGGCGACGCGGCGGCTGCCCGAGGTCCGCCTCGGTGCGTCGCCGCGCGCGACCCTGCACCTGCTGCGGGCCGCCCGCGCCTGGGCGGCGACCGCCGGGCGCGGCTACGTCGTGCCCGACGACGTCCAGGCCGTCGCCGTCCCCGTCCTCGCGCACCGGCTGGTGCTGGGCCCCGAGGGGGTCGCGGCCCGCCGGACACCGGCGGACCTGGTGCGGGCCGCCGTCGCGCGGGTCGCGGTGCCGTCCCCGCCGCGGAGCTGA